Part of the Thermodesulfovibrionales bacterium genome is shown below.
TCCTCGACCATCCTCCCTCCAACTTTTCTTCATTATATCACGCGCAGCGAGTTTCATAAGCCATTTACAAAACGCAAAAGCTGCCTTGTTGGATGAGCGATAAATATGTGTTACCATTTCTTTAAGATATGGTAACTCTGTCGAAGCCTTGATAGAAGGATCACAAGGCAAAGGAAGTCAGGGAATAGAGGGGTGGTCTCTTGGCAGAAATGATAAAGAACCTCATTGACGGGAAATGGGAAGATGCCTCCTCAGGAGAGACCTTTGAAAGCATTAACCCCGCCGACACCGGTGAGAAGTTAGGGTTGGTCGCCAAATCAACGCACGCAGATATAGACAGGGCCCTAAAAGCAGCGCGGAACGCGTTCAAGACATGGAGGCTCATCCCTGGACCGAAGAGGGGTGATATACTCTTCAGGGCCGCGGAAATACTGACAAGGAGAAAACAGGAATTGGGGGAGCTCGTGACCCGGGAGATGGGAAAGGTCCTGCCCGAGGCTCTCGGCGATGTCCAGTCGGCAATCGCGACTACCTATTACATGGCAGGCGAGGGAAGGAGGCTTTCCGGCGAGACGGTCCCTTCAGAGCTTCCGGAGAAAGACTGCAAGTCCGTCAGGGTTCCTGTCGGCGTTTGTGCCGTGATAACGCCATGGAATTTCCCCGTGGCCATCCCTGCATGGAAAATGATGCCTGCGCTCGTCTCCGGGAATACCGTCGTCCTCAAACCCAGCAGTTATACCGCGGCATGTGCGACAAAGCTCGGTGAAATCCTCCTCGAAGCAGGCCTCCCAGCAGGCGTCTTGAATATCTTACACGGCAGGGGAGAAGAGACCGGCGAATATCTTGCGACTCACCACGAGGTAGATGCTCTCTCCTTCACCGGTTCTACCGAGGTGGGTACGAGGCTCGCCGCGAGATGCACGGAACTCGGGAAAAAGGTCTCCTGCGAGATGGGAGGCAAAAACGCGATCATCGTCATGGACGATGCCCGTCTCGAACTCGCCGTCGAAGGCGCGGTCTGGTCCGGCTTCGGAACAACAGGACAGAGGTGCACCTCGGCGAGTCGTTTAGTCGTCCACGAAAAGATTTATGAGAGATTTTTCGATCTCTTCAAGACTGCCGCATCGAAACTGAAGATCGGCAACGGTCTCAGCAGAGAGACTGATGTCGGTCCGTTGACGAACGAAGCCCAGGTCCAGAAAGTACTCAGATACATCGAGATAGGGAAGGGAGAAGGAACTACCCTTGCCACCGGCGGGAAGGTATACAGGGAAGGAGAATGCGCGAAGGGCTACTTCGTCGAGCCTGCCATATTCACTGACGTCCTGCCTCACATGAGGATCGCGCAAGAGGAGATATTTGGGCCTGTCGTCTGCGTGATGAAGGCGAGGGATCTGGAAGATGCCCTATCCATCGTCAATGGCACGGCATACGGTCTTGTGGCCTCCATCTACACGCAGGATAT
Proteins encoded:
- a CDS encoding aldehyde dehydrogenase family protein; its protein translation is MIKNLIDGKWEDASSGETFESINPADTGEKLGLVAKSTHADIDRALKAARNAFKTWRLIPGPKRGDILFRAAEILTRRKQELGELVTREMGKVLPEALGDVQSAIATTYYMAGEGRRLSGETVPSELPEKDCKSVRVPVGVCAVITPWNFPVAIPAWKMMPALVSGNTVVLKPSSYTAACATKLGEILLEAGLPAGVLNILHGRGEETGEYLATHHEVDALSFTGSTEVGTRLAARCTELGKKVSCEMGGKNAIIVMDDARLELAVEGAVWSGFGTTGQRCTSASRLVVHEKIYERFFDLFKTAASKLKIGNGLSRETDVGPLTNEAQVQKVLRYIEIGKGEGTTLATGGKVYREGECAKGYFVEPAIFTDVLPHMRIAQEEIFGPVVCVMKARDLEDALSIVNGTAYGLVASIYTQDINKAAIAERELDTGIVYVNASTIGAEIQLPFGGTKKSGIGSRDLGGRGGALDMFTKWKVVYRDFSGRLQKAHIDK